The DNA sequence CAGGTTGCACATATTTGGTTTAGTATAAACATGACATGTCAGGTCAAAACAAGACCTTACTTTTTATACTTAATGATTCctattatatatttgttttgtgtagactgcagggaaaaaaagcacatactgtattttcaatttgttgCGTCATTTCCTACACACATCCAGCCAGTTCcacttttacacacacacacacacgtacatcaAATATAGATTGAGATTTCTCAGCAATATGTTGTAGATGAATGATCAGCGAACAACTGGTGACCCCTGTCAACACCACCTCTCAAGATTGTGGGTGGGACTGCGCGCTGCAGCAAATGTATGTTTAGGGTTACCCCAGTAAAGTCAGTTGGTCGTCTGCATGATGCCACACGGGTACAATATATTAATCCAAGTGTTAATTTTttagtgaagttttttttttttttacatttttcccctGGATTTTCTTAAGAAAATCTATATTGAATATTCATTAgtgtttttttgaagaatttgttgtttgtaaaatttaattttttttcacccGCGTATTCTCAGATTCATTTTTCcagtattttaatatttcttttttttaatacatttttttcttcaccatTTCCCCTCGTATTTCACAGAACATCCACATCGAATATTCATCagtgttttttgtattttttttatttaagttaattttaaaaaaaaattggggaataaataaaataattgcatactctcaaatttatttatctttttttccagtatttttaaatattttttccctattttttaCTACCAACTGCAACACAATCTTAAGCGTGTGTTCATAATTTGTGCTGCATGTAATTCATTACGAAAGCTGTTACGGCTGGAGAGGATCAGCTCAGTACTGTGCGGGGAGGGCGCTAAAAAGGGGCTGGACCTGCAACACTTTGATGATGACAAAATAAGCACAGTAGGACAAAAAGTGCTGTGGACGGTAACTGCAGAGATCCAATCACCGTCCGCTGCcttgtctcccccccccccctcctcctcagaGCCCTCGATGAAGTCGGACACTTTGTTTGAAGCCTTCGACAAGATCCCAAAGAAACAGAACAAGGAGCAGGTTCCGCCTAGTCAGCCTCCAAATAAGAAGTCCTCGTCCAACAAACCGTCCAAGAAGTCGTCCCCCAGAAACGCGCCCGCCATGGGCACTCACAGGACGCTGGAAGCCGCCTTTAAAGCGGTCAGTAAACTTAACGTTTCTGatgaaatgttgacattttgacttttttttttttttttttttttaatggagcgcagaatgcatttttaaaagttattttaaaatacatgagGAGCTATCTTGGATAAAGTCGACTTTTGTGGCCCAATTTCATATCAtgcagcagaagaaaaaaaatctacgctGCGAGGCACCCGATCACATGCTGAAACCCAGTCGGGCTTTTGCCTCAATGCTTCTTTGTTGGGTGCGCGCTATTGATGTCTGCCGCTGTCTTGTCACCAGCTGGATGTCGCCGATCTGAAAGAGAAGCTGGCTAAGAGTCAGTCGCTCTTCCCCAAAAACCCGTCGGTGTGGTCCAAAGACCTGGCCGGGTACCTCAACCACAAGCTGACGGCGCCGGTGGCGGAGCCGACGCTCAGCAGTTATGCTCACGgtgagtcctttttttttttttttttttttttaaaagtaaaagcgGTATTTTCATGCATCTTTGTGTATGTTTGGTCCTCAGATTACCCGTACTGTCTTGCGGGCAAGGAGCTGAAGGGCGTCATCAAGGGAATTCTGGCCAGTTGCAGCGACTCCATGCCGGATTTCTTCGACCACTGTGTTTACACCATGCTGCGAGAACTGGAGAAGCAGTCAGGTGAGGGATGTCGCGTTATTTGCCTAAACATCTGTCGTGGTCAATCAACTACCCCAAAATTGATCAAATAATGAAAAAGATAACCGATACGGAATTAActggaaaacaaatatttcaaatatctAGTATTGTAATGTATTGCGATTAGAAAAGTTtgggaaaattgccattcatttcatgcaattttaggaaaaaaaattatgatatatatataaaataaatattaaaaaaatatataaatctaaTTTCCTAATTGGGATAATTAAATTTTGACAcctgagtgacttttttttttttttccctccccccaGGTGAGCCACTGCACGGATACCGAGTTTGCATTCAAGCCGTCTTGCAAGACAAACCCAAACTGGCAACTCAGAACTTGCCCGAGGTGAGTCAGAGTGTAAAGCAGGCTGGAacatttgtatttctttattcATACTTctaacacacatttttaaaattgatgaGAGGAACAAATGGCCATGTGTACACgtattgctttatattgttattttgtattatatattattactaCATTTTTAGGCTATATCACAAAATATGATATATTGATTGGGGATGGTCAACcatggtttttttttccccagactgATACGAGTACAAAGTATTCacttttcatataaaatgtatatatatatttttacacataattctgcatttacagtaaatgacaTTATTCAGTACACACGCAAATGATAAATTGGGTTTCCAAAGAGATGAATACACATGAATCCATTCTTGTTGTTGGTCACGCAGCCGCAGTATGAGAAGCTGAAAATAAATTCTGAATGGCACAAATATCCTCTGGACAGTATTGTGCTGCTGATCACCAGAACCCAGCATAGAAGCGTACATCatgtgatgcaaaaaaaaaaaaaaaacagatgcaaGTTTAGCAAAAGGCAAGAAGCATAATTACCATCCGTCTGAAATACTCGTCGTCGACTGCTTTCCTAGTTTGCTcatggaaaagcaaagcaaaacactTTTAACAGTTGATTGGTTCCTCCTCAGTATTTGGAGTTGCTGCGGTCCGTGCAGAATCATCCCATCAAGTGTTTGACCATCATGTGGGCGCTGGGCCAAGCGGGATTTTATGACCTGAGTCAGGGACTAAAAGGTAAACGTTCCACATTCGCTTTCACTTCGACACACGACGAGACGCACTTGACTCGACCCCTGTCCTACTTTGGCAACAATTTGCCGAAGTAAGGTTGGATGTTAGTGAAGCAAAAGTGCAAACTGCCAACCCTGCtttggtacttttttttgcatggccCAATAGTTCTTTCAATGGAAAATCTGTAATGGGATGATTTGTTGTTTTCCAGTGTGGCTCGGTATTATGCTTCCTGTCCTGGGAGTCAAGTCGCTGTCGTCGTACGCCATCGCCTATCTGGAGAGGCTGCTCCAGTGAGTGCGCCGGACGGCCAAAAAACGCAATTAGCCACACGAAACGTCATTGTGGAGTCGTCAAGTCCACTCGTCTGTACAATCTTGACCTTACTGCAACATCCTGCCGGAAGTTTCAAAACAACGGAATATGGAGGACCGaaactgccaacatttaaattaaataattaataaatgattgaatacaagtgaaaataaaaactgatataaaaaatgtaattaaattaaatacaaaaaaataaatataatggaaataaaaatatataatttttatttttaatttttttatttattttttattttaggtatttatttatttatggatatgtatatatttttttgtttttatttccatatatatatttttattttttgaattatattttttatatccatttttattttcaaagttaCAATTTAGCAGGAAAAGGGCACTTATGCTTATTAATATAAGCATAAGtgccctttttttcttcttttttattttatttataattatgtaGTGCTTTGTCCTGTccaggtcatgtttgtaaatgagaattagttctcaaacattttacctggataactctttgactgccaaaaacgttaaataacgtttagtaaaatcctatggaggagtgccaaagacgttaaaagacgtttgtttcaaaacagaggtgaaactaaccattttctattgttgattactgaaaaactgaataaggtagaaacaaacttttttttctgattaaagatgagagtccaatctttcattttgtagtatgtgtgtttccatagtccaaacacatacttttctgtggaccttgaaagatcagtcaaaatgcttaaaatcggctggcacccacggcatcccttttctgaaaacgtctggcagtcaaagagttaaataaataaaaaataaatatattttcacttgtatttattttagtcatttaattagttttaattttggcagttttggtccaccaTAACTGAAGTCTATCCTTGTTGGAAATAACAACACCGATAATAATCATGttgcctttttgttgttgtctttttcacAGCCTGCATGCAAACCTGACCAAAGGATTTGGCATCATGGGTCCAAAAGAGTTCTTtcctttactggattttgctttcATGCCCAAGAACGCGCTGCCGTCGAGGTAAATGTCAGAAATAGTTCccatgtatgacaaaaaaaaaaacatgcttcctCAACTctcaaattttgcattttttttctaggaatgttaAATGCCAATTTTTTCATATGCCAGTTAAAGTATTGAGTAATCCCGGATACCGAGTAGGGATGGCTTTCGATTCACGATTCACTTTcattgatttttgattcactTAAGGATTTCACACAGTACCAATTTTATTGTCACGTTTTTATATTTCGCTGGCGCCGAGCCGAAACCTCGTAAGTCACGATTTGgcaaatttcatttatttattttaaatctctACTTTTGGTATGTTCACATGtggggtgtcatttttacaaattactgaccgatataaagaattaaaagttgcttgctctctttgattaTGCAGTCTTAATTGTCCTGGGGTCTCCCAcaaagtgacgattttggaggtGCAAGACTTTGGCCCAACGCCAGTGATTGTTATGTAAAATATTACttaatattaaatttatataatttttctttaattatttttgtactttttatttaaagttgtttGCTTCATTagattttaagtattttttttaaaatgtatttgcttttttaattatgtatttatttttatttattttttaaaaagtgtttaatttaaacaatatttaaataattgtaaatataaattaaaaatattttgatttgtCTTTTGTAAATGTGAGAAAATactttgatacaaaaaaaatatttaggccttaagtaaaattatattttcacatgaatttatGAGGAAAGACATATTAAAGGGTTGATTTATgcttttatgaatcgatatcaagctataaaaaaaatcaattcaattaatctttaaaaaaaaaaaatgtatccagcCCTAATAAGTAAATCTCAAGTAACAAGATACCACAagcacttttgatacataaaaaaaaaaaacaatgcgtgatgattttaaagaattaCCTAAATATctcaatatagtatttttcctggcgttttaaattaatggcaattttctcttCTTCTAGTTTCTGcctgtaaaatggccacaatggGGTGTCCGATAATGATATCGACACAGTACCgacacctggtatcggtactcgcccatccctagtattATCAAGATGCCGCGTTTACAgtatgtctctttttttttttccccgcagtCTCCAGAACCAGCTGAGGCGCCTTTACCCTCGTCTGAAGGCCTTAGCGTTCGGAGGCAAACCCGAGAGCACCTTGCACACGTACCTGCCGTCGTTTCTGTCCCGGGCCACGCCGCACTGCCCGGAAGACATGAAGAAAGAGGTGACGACGTCGTCGTCGTGAAAACGTCTCACTTGGGCTCACAGTGGCAAAAATATGAAATCAATTGACACTCGGCCACCTGGCGTTTTCTTTCAGCTGCTCAACAGCATGACGGAATGTTTGCGTGTGGACGGTCAGAGTTTAGGAGTTTGGCGGCAGCTTTACACCAAACACTTAGCGCAGTCCAGGTGACtttttgcacgcacgcacgctttGTGACTTGATTttcaaataaactaaaaaaaaatattttattgtgctCTCGAGTTTGCTGCTGAACCATTTGCTGGGCTGCTGGAAGACGCTCCCACTAAAGGTACGCAAAATATGTGAGCCCGCTTACGACCGACCACATTCGTTTTTTTGGGGATTAACAAAAGACTCGTCTGCTTTTTCCTCGTTCAGCTGCGGAAGAATCTCGAAGAAACCATTCAGTCTTTCAAAGTGGCCAACGAAGAGCTGAAGGAAAACAGCCAGTCTCAGGATCTTAGTTACTGCACTCATCTGTGTCAGGTTCGCCCGCGCGTTCGAgtccaaacgtttttttttttttttttttttgctcaaaacgATGTCATTTGTTCAGGTGAGAATTTGAAgggatgatgtttttttgttttttttttgttgacagagTCTGCAGGTGAAGATGCGCGGGGACGGTTTCCCCTGGTTCAAGCTGCTTTTGGTCCTGTTGGTGTTTGTCGCCGGGTTCGTCGTGCAGGACGTCCGATCTCACGGCTCCTTCGCCGGTatgaccagtttttttttttcaaaatgggtcGGGTCGTTGGCGGGTTTGGGTTTTAACAACGGCTTCCGTTTTGTGCGCCGCAGATTCCGCCAC is a window from the Vanacampus margaritifer isolate UIUO_Vmar chromosome 19, RoL_Vmar_1.0, whole genome shotgun sequence genome containing:
- the tmem214 gene encoding transmembrane protein 214; this encodes MASSNGAVGKWEVVRKGKKSSAGGGKNSAEKKGNSANRKALGESNLPRQPSMKSDTLFEAFDKIPKKQNKEQVPPSQPPNKKSSSNKPSKKSSPRNAPAMGTHRTLEAAFKALDVADLKEKLAKSQSLFPKNPSVWSKDLAGYLNHKLTAPVAEPTLSSYAHDYPYCLAGKELKGVIKGILASCSDSMPDFFDHCVYTMLRELEKQSGEPLHGYRVCIQAVLQDKPKLATQNLPEYLELLRSVQNHPIKCLTIMWALGQAGFYDLSQGLKVWLGIMLPVLGVKSLSSYAIAYLERLLHLHANLTKGFGIMGPKEFFPLLDFAFMPKNALPSSLQNQLRRLYPRLKALAFGGKPESTLHTYLPSFLSRATPHCPEDMKKELLNSMTECLRVDGQSLGVWRQLYTKHLAQSSLLLNHLLGCWKTLPLKLRKNLEETIQSFKVANEELKENSQSQDLSYCTHLCQSLQVKMRGDGFPWFKLLLVLLVFVAGFVVQDVRSHGSFADSATAKHLNSSGVMAVSQQAWGTITVYSKRGYSWLETNMLFCYSASVRVLGTLFEEGLEKSKVAAQIFSEKRKHTTAWAQENGPLFIEWVKTNTPESVYDVLAYVKSLLVFLYQKCILPVSAILMELLQQAWTDLRDSCNGEVSVSCLRGHALSISNSTWQLLQQKTSAIATWAQELLTAA